In Fluviispira sanaruensis, a genomic segment contains:
- a CDS encoding mannose-1-phosphate guanylyltransferase, with amino-acid sequence MAQHDVFEKDQNIYSIILCGGSGTRLWPLSRKSFPKQFLTLGGAKKSLLELSIERIKNISPISRRWLVTAKGQENLCTNQVSNQIAKMIIEPEARNTAPAIALSAWRLMQEDPEAIMVILSSDHAIQNIRSFEQTISDAIQLAKNNFFVTVGIQPTYPATGFGYIEQGLPLDKDGNILSPQKLTEVTATGYSVRSFREKPNQAAAEQFLRTKKYLWNAGIFVWKTKTFWNAFSHIQPETAALIEAINNDNLNEIYAKIENSPIDIAFIEQTSHVACIPANFDWNDVGSWSAVRECFEQDSQGNTLSGEIFTHETRNSVIHTTGPFVSVVGMENVAVIATNDAVLVMPLARSQDVKKVVQHLEQKNTKLL; translated from the coding sequence ATGGCTCAACACGATGTATTTGAAAAAGATCAAAACATTTATTCAATTATCTTGTGTGGTGGCTCGGGCACGCGCCTCTGGCCTCTCTCACGCAAATCGTTTCCAAAACAGTTTTTAACCCTCGGTGGCGCTAAAAAGTCACTGCTCGAACTCTCCATCGAGCGCATAAAAAATATTTCTCCTATCAGCAGACGCTGGCTTGTCACAGCAAAAGGACAAGAAAATCTGTGCACAAATCAAGTTTCAAACCAAATTGCCAAAATGATCATAGAACCCGAAGCGCGCAACACGGCTCCCGCAATTGCTTTGAGTGCTTGGCGACTTATGCAAGAAGATCCTGAAGCGATCATGGTCATCTTATCATCAGACCATGCCATTCAAAATATCCGCTCCTTCGAGCAAACAATTTCCGATGCAATTCAGCTCGCTAAAAATAATTTTTTTGTAACCGTAGGTATTCAGCCCACCTATCCTGCAACTGGATTTGGTTATATAGAGCAAGGTCTTCCTTTAGACAAAGATGGAAATATTCTATCTCCACAAAAATTAACTGAAGTCACTGCTACGGGTTATAGCGTGCGCAGCTTTCGTGAGAAACCCAATCAAGCTGCTGCGGAACAATTTTTACGCACAAAAAAATATCTTTGGAATGCAGGAATATTTGTTTGGAAGACAAAAACATTTTGGAACGCATTTTCCCATATTCAACCAGAAACAGCTGCATTAATAGAAGCTATTAATAATGATAATCTTAATGAAATATATGCGAAAATAGAAAACTCTCCAATCGATATTGCATTCATCGAACAAACGAGTCACGTCGCATGCATCCCTGCAAATTTTGATTGGAATGATGTAGGTTCTTGGTCAGCTGTGCGTGAATGTTTTGAACAAGACAGTCAAGGTAACACACTCTCTGGAGAAATATTTACTCACGAAACAAGAAACAGCGTGATCCATACAACTGGGCCCTTCGTTTCTGTTGTTGGTATGGAAAATGTTGCCGTTATCGCAACAAACGATGCCGTTTTAGTCATGCCACTTGCCCGCAGTCAAGATGTTAAAAAAGTCGTTCAACACCTCGAACAAAAAAACACTAAGTTACTTTAA
- a CDS encoding phosphoglycerate kinase produces MANRIRTLEDLKFEENSNPVVFLRLDLNVPIKNGKISDDTRIQAALPTIKWLLEKNAKIIACSHLGRPKGNGFEEEFSLSPVGSRLAELLNIDVVLAHDYTEDGFSKIVYDLKPKQIILLENLRFHKEEQAGNESFANKLARSADYYVNDAFGTCHRADASMVAVPECFPLEKRAAGFLIEKEMKFLEDAFRAPKAPVTAVFGGSKVSDKIDILRKFTTIANNMIIGGAMAYTFLKCKGKNVGNSRVESDKFALIEEIFKAAEKRNVKIYLPEDHLCGAEFSENVTPVSVGAADIPDGLMGLDIGPSTSELFASVIEKSNVVVWNGPMGVFEFDSFAKGTKAVAEAMAECEGTTIVGGGDSAAAIVKFKMQDKVTHVSTGGGASMELLEGKELPGIRVLRTK; encoded by the coding sequence ATGGCAAATCGTATTCGCACTCTCGAAGATCTTAAATTTGAAGAAAATTCTAACCCTGTTGTTTTTTTACGTCTCGATTTAAATGTTCCAATTAAAAACGGAAAAATAAGCGATGACACACGTATACAAGCTGCATTGCCTACAATTAAGTGGTTGCTAGAAAAAAATGCGAAGATAATTGCCTGTTCCCATTTGGGACGGCCAAAGGGAAATGGTTTTGAGGAAGAATTTTCTCTTTCACCAGTTGGTTCACGTTTAGCAGAACTTCTTAATATAGATGTTGTTCTTGCACATGATTATACCGAAGATGGCTTTTCAAAAATTGTCTATGATTTAAAACCAAAACAAATTATTCTGCTAGAAAATTTACGTTTTCATAAAGAAGAACAAGCAGGCAATGAAAGTTTTGCCAATAAGTTAGCGCGCAGCGCAGATTATTATGTTAACGATGCATTTGGCACTTGCCACAGAGCCGATGCATCCATGGTTGCCGTGCCTGAATGCTTTCCATTGGAAAAAAGAGCAGCAGGTTTTCTCATTGAAAAAGAAATGAAATTTCTTGAAGATGCTTTCCGTGCGCCAAAAGCTCCGGTTACAGCTGTGTTTGGTGGTTCAAAAGTCTCCGACAAAATTGATATCTTGCGTAAATTCACAACAATTGCAAATAATATGATCATCGGTGGAGCTATGGCTTATACATTTCTGAAATGCAAAGGCAAAAATGTTGGTAATTCAAGAGTGGAGTCCGATAAATTCGCCCTTATCGAAGAAATATTTAAGGCAGCAGAAAAGCGTAACGTTAAAATTTATTTGCCAGAAGACCATCTTTGTGGTGCAGAATTTTCTGAAAATGTGACACCTGTTTCTGTTGGTGCTGCTGATATTCCAGATGGATTAATGGGGCTCGATATTGGTCCAAGTACTTCCGAACTATTTGCAAGTGTAATTGAAAAAAGCAATGTCGTTGTGTGGAATGGCCCTATGGGTGTTTTCGAATTTGATTCCTTTGCAAAGGGAACAAAAGCAGTGGCCGAAGCAATGGCAGAATGTGAAGGAACAACAATTGTGGGTGGAGGCGATTCCGCTGCTGCAATTGTCAAATTCAAAATGCAAGATAAAGTAACACATGTTTCTACCGGTGGTGGAGCGAGCATGGAACTTCTTGAAGGCAAAGAACTCCCTGGAATTCGTGTATTAAGAACAAAATAA
- a CDS encoding SPFH domain-containing protein, whose translation MKHEVLQLILGIVFGTFTIPLIFLICKAFIIQVDNETNILMCRFGKLVKIFKKPGLHFCFEKILPTCQTISVSLKKDFRTFEEIHINDLSGTTIIIDLWVEFNITCPVKAAFQVENLEKSLQSTLTSAATSILGTLEFKQILSNRNALNQKIKDEIKNETLRWGITVDKIFISKLSLLPEVSQQLFDTVAARLEKAKADIEEVGRLDAQLLEAETSSKVAALVAEAKGQYSLCIGNAYQKLAQNPELFDAYTKLYEYSLIKPHRTIAFQGFSDEEMFAMQGSLPQILSYDETSTFNPHTQNHFMQNISQKSTSSHKKNEISP comes from the coding sequence ATGAAACATGAAGTTTTACAACTTATTCTTGGAATCGTTTTCGGCACATTCACGATACCCCTCATTTTTTTAATTTGCAAAGCATTTATCATTCAAGTAGATAACGAAACAAATATATTAATGTGTCGTTTCGGTAAGCTTGTAAAGATTTTTAAAAAACCCGGTTTACATTTTTGTTTCGAAAAAATACTGCCAACCTGTCAAACTATTTCTGTTTCTTTAAAAAAAGATTTTCGAACATTTGAAGAAATTCATATCAATGATCTTTCTGGCACAACAATTATTATCGATCTCTGGGTCGAATTTAATATCACTTGTCCTGTTAAAGCCGCATTTCAAGTAGAAAATTTAGAAAAATCGTTACAAAGCACTTTAACCAGTGCAGCAACATCTATTTTAGGAACTCTTGAATTCAAACAGATATTAAGCAACAGAAATGCATTGAATCAGAAAATAAAAGATGAGATCAAAAACGAAACTTTGCGCTGGGGGATCACTGTTGATAAGATTTTTATTAGCAAACTTAGCCTTTTACCAGAAGTTTCACAGCAACTATTTGATACGGTTGCTGCTCGATTAGAAAAAGCAAAAGCCGATATCGAAGAAGTGGGACGTCTTGATGCACAGCTCCTTGAAGCGGAAACATCGTCGAAAGTGGCTGCATTGGTTGCAGAAGCAAAAGGACAATACAGTTTGTGCATTGGCAATGCTTATCAAAAACTTGCACAAAACCCTGAGCTTTTTGATGCCTATACAAAACTTTACGAATATTCTCTCATAAAGCCGCACAGGACAATTGCATTTCAAGGTTTTTCTGATGAAGAAATGTTTGCTATGCAAGGATCATTACCACAAATATTGTCCTATGATGAAACAAGCACATTCAATCCTCATACGCAAAATCATTTCATGCAGAATATTTCGCAAAAAAGCACATCTTCACATAAAAAAAATGAAATTTCCCCATAA
- the tpiA gene encoding triose-phosphate isomerase, protein MVSERKKMIIGNWKMFKNSAQASADFSELADLIVAKNLNLEVGIAAPSVFLAELARKTQNSVTLFAQNAHWANEGAFTGEVSPAMLKSIRVNGSLVAHSERRQMFAESNETAGKRVGALIRAGMKAVLCIGETLTERENGDLKKVLKTQLEVALNASGISSANEFIGSDPSSPLLSIAYEPVWAIGTGKAASPVEAQEAHAFIREVLASYFNPETSSRLQILYGGSVKLNNVSDYMACPDVDGALVGGASLVAKDFAELCEKCV, encoded by the coding sequence ATGGTTTCAGAACGAAAAAAAATGATTATTGGCAATTGGAAAATGTTTAAAAATTCGGCACAGGCAAGTGCTGATTTTTCTGAATTAGCAGATTTAATTGTCGCTAAAAATCTGAATTTAGAAGTGGGAATTGCTGCACCCAGTGTTTTTCTTGCCGAGCTTGCACGTAAAACGCAAAACTCTGTTACTTTATTTGCACAAAATGCTCATTGGGCAAATGAAGGCGCTTTTACAGGCGAAGTATCTCCAGCTATGCTCAAAAGCATTCGTGTCAATGGAAGTTTGGTTGCACACAGTGAACGCAGACAGATGTTTGCTGAGAGCAATGAAACCGCTGGAAAACGTGTGGGTGCTCTTATTCGTGCAGGCATGAAAGCTGTTTTGTGTATTGGCGAAACCCTTACAGAACGTGAAAATGGTGATCTGAAAAAAGTTTTAAAAACACAACTTGAAGTTGCGCTCAATGCATCAGGTATAAGCAGTGCGAATGAATTTATAGGCTCAGATCCTTCCTCGCCACTTCTTTCCATTGCTTATGAACCTGTTTGGGCAATTGGCACGGGCAAAGCGGCTTCGCCTGTAGAAGCTCAAGAAGCGCATGCATTTATTCGTGAAGTTCTTGCTTCCTACTTTAATCCCGAAACCAGCTCACGTTTGCAAATTCTTTATGGTGGAAGTGTCAAACTGAACAATGTCAGCGATTATATGGCATGCCCTGATGTTGATGGAGCGTTGGTTGGTGGTGCGAGTTTAGTGGCAAAGGATTTTGCTGAACTCTGCGAAAAGTGCGTATAA
- a CDS encoding SulP family inorganic anion transporter, whose product MKKLIGSSSSYNFLIKNSNSLDKKSLNKNIFNLKSILSINELAKDLAYNWLEVLRSKSLLQDVIAAITVASVALPLNIALAVACGLPASTGIIAGAIGGGMAAIFGGSALQVTGPAAALSFMILTITKEFGAMGVAGTCIIIAFVQLLLCLLKAGRFIKYMPEAVLVGFTTGVGLKLLDNQFPELLGFNNSIFAISKILDKSDWLHEVSWHAVVCGLVVALLVTSCKQFKRFPAAFVGIVIVTEVSTRLDWGIQRVGSIPSFLPLPSMPILGFDKWIHLLALAIPLAFLASIESLLSAQAIDRIAQNKKSHNSNLELFGQSFANLSSGLFGGMPVSGVIVRSSVNVQCGAKTRLSSLLHAVLLLVCIFYFAETMSSIPLAALAGLLCVIGLRLVEYKTFFHLLSTQKFAALAFTLTMLGTVSGHLLWGLLSGILVCSLGNWLKKPEKNTENPPLKSKHIRGHLPSRLKVAYKKPTHYSLPTENQNWLTQIREKAYITASAFVHQKASLIGRIVLGDHVHIAAESSIRADEGTPFYIGSNSNIQDGVVIHALKEKWVSVGGEDWAVYIGENVSVAHQALVHGPCFIGDNSFIGFQAIVHDSIIGSHCYIGIGAIVVGVEIPTGRYVPHGMVVDSLDKVDLLPQVTDAHMNFNEDVVDVNKGLVAAYKKHSGHFDSKKKILENTSVKWKNALYKF is encoded by the coding sequence ATGAAGAAATTAATTGGCTCTTCTAGTTCTTATAATTTTCTCATTAAAAACTCCAATTCACTTGATAAAAAATCACTCAATAAAAATATATTTAATTTAAAAAGTATTTTGAGCATAAATGAACTCGCAAAAGATCTTGCGTATAATTGGCTTGAAGTGCTCCGCAGCAAAAGTCTATTGCAAGATGTCATTGCTGCAATCACTGTCGCTTCTGTTGCACTTCCGCTCAATATTGCCCTCGCAGTCGCCTGTGGTCTACCTGCAAGCACAGGAATCATTGCGGGCGCAATTGGCGGTGGGATGGCAGCCATATTTGGTGGGTCTGCACTTCAAGTAACAGGACCAGCCGCTGCTCTTAGTTTTATGATTTTAACCATAACAAAAGAATTTGGAGCAATGGGAGTTGCTGGAACTTGTATTATTATTGCATTTGTTCAACTCCTACTTTGTTTATTAAAAGCAGGAAGGTTTATTAAATATATGCCAGAAGCCGTTTTGGTCGGCTTTACCACGGGTGTTGGCCTAAAGTTGCTTGACAATCAATTCCCAGAATTACTTGGATTTAATAACAGTATTTTTGCAATTTCAAAAATTTTGGATAAAAGCGATTGGCTGCATGAGGTCTCCTGGCATGCCGTGGTCTGTGGGCTTGTTGTCGCACTGCTCGTCACTTCTTGTAAACAGTTTAAGCGTTTTCCTGCTGCCTTTGTTGGTATTGTTATTGTGACAGAAGTGTCCACCCGATTGGACTGGGGCATTCAAAGGGTGGGTTCTATTCCTTCGTTTTTACCTTTACCAAGCATGCCCATACTTGGTTTTGACAAATGGATTCATCTTCTTGCCCTTGCAATCCCCTTAGCTTTCCTTGCTTCAATAGAATCCTTACTCTCTGCTCAAGCCATTGACCGAATTGCCCAAAATAAAAAAAGTCACAATTCAAACCTTGAATTGTTTGGCCAAAGCTTTGCCAACTTAAGCTCAGGATTATTTGGTGGAATGCCCGTTTCGGGTGTCATCGTTCGCTCAAGCGTCAATGTCCAATGCGGAGCAAAGACGAGACTTTCTTCCCTTCTACATGCTGTTCTCTTGCTCGTTTGTATTTTTTATTTTGCTGAAACGATGTCATCTATCCCTTTGGCAGCACTAGCAGGATTGCTCTGTGTTATTGGCCTCAGACTTGTTGAATATAAAACATTTTTTCATTTACTCAGCACACAAAAATTTGCCGCCCTCGCATTTACCTTAACCATGCTGGGAACGGTTTCAGGGCATCTTTTATGGGGACTTTTAAGTGGTATACTTGTTTGTTCACTTGGAAATTGGCTCAAAAAGCCCGAGAAAAACACTGAAAATCCTCCGTTAAAGTCAAAACATATTCGTGGCCATTTACCGAGTCGATTAAAAGTTGCTTATAAAAAACCGACACATTACTCTCTGCCAACAGAAAATCAAAATTGGCTTACACAAATTCGAGAAAAAGCATATATAACGGCCTCCGCCTTCGTACATCAAAAAGCATCCTTGATCGGCCGTATTGTTTTAGGAGATCATGTTCATATAGCAGCAGAATCTTCCATTCGAGCCGACGAAGGAACTCCGTTTTATATTGGCTCAAATTCAAATATTCAAGATGGAGTTGTTATCCATGCTCTAAAAGAAAAATGGGTGAGCGTTGGCGGAGAAGACTGGGCAGTGTATATTGGAGAAAATGTTTCAGTCGCTCACCAAGCTCTTGTCCATGGACCATGCTTTATAGGGGACAATTCCTTTATTGGTTTTCAAGCAATCGTTCACGATTCTATCATTGGTTCGCATTGCTATATTGGGATTGGAGCTATTGTTGTCGGAGTCGAAATTCCAACGGGACGCTATGTCCCACATGGCATGGTAGTCGATTCACTTGATAAAGTTGATTTACTCCCTCAAGTGACAGATGCACATATGAATTTCAATGAAGATGTCGTCGATGTGAATAAAGGGCTTGTCGCAGCATATAAAAAACACAGTGGTCATTTTGATAGCAAGAAAAAGATTTTAGAAAATACAAGTGTGAAATGGAAAAATGCACTCTATAAATTTTAA
- the leuC gene encoding 3-isopropylmalate dehydratase large subunit, which produces MNKNIVEKIWDAHLINETPGQSSVCAIDFAFLHEVTSAQAFQTLKERNIEIMFPHQCIATIDHSIPTRKNRTEIYDSAAKNQVELLRQNAKNNAIPFYDFESGYQGIVHVIGPELGITQPGMTLICGDSHTATHGAFGTLAFGVGTSELSHVLASGCLLLNKPKVMKVEFCGKMQKGVFAKDLIMKLIAQIGIGGGTGFIIEYTGKVIQEMSMEERMTICNMSIECGAKAGLISPDTTTYQYLLQRPFAPSEDHWENLVNYWNSFKSDENCEYDTEVIVNIQEMEPMVTWGTNPAQAIEISKEIPEQTEISQNEKIMYEKALDYMNLKGGMKMGDIPIDWAFIGSCTNGRIEDLRICAKIIQNKKVHPSVTLFIVPGSEGVMQQAKKEGLDKIFIDAGADFRMPGCSLCLGMNDDKVPAGKRCISSTNRNFVGRQGTGSFTHLASPATVIASAIEGKISSPKKYF; this is translated from the coding sequence ATGAATAAAAATATAGTTGAAAAAATTTGGGATGCGCATTTGATCAATGAAACTCCTGGGCAATCTTCAGTTTGTGCAATTGATTTTGCTTTTTTACATGAAGTTACATCTGCACAGGCGTTCCAGACCCTCAAAGAACGTAATATTGAAATCATGTTTCCGCATCAATGCATAGCCACAATTGATCATAGTATTCCGACCCGAAAAAATAGAACAGAAATCTATGATTCTGCGGCAAAAAATCAGGTTGAGTTATTAAGACAAAATGCCAAAAACAATGCAATTCCATTTTATGATTTTGAGAGTGGATATCAAGGAATTGTTCATGTCATTGGACCAGAGCTTGGAATCACTCAGCCTGGAATGACTCTTATTTGTGGTGACTCTCACACAGCAACACATGGTGCTTTTGGTACTTTAGCATTTGGAGTAGGTACCTCAGAATTATCGCATGTTTTAGCTTCTGGCTGCTTATTATTAAATAAACCAAAAGTTATGAAGGTAGAATTCTGTGGGAAAATGCAAAAAGGCGTTTTTGCAAAAGATCTTATTATGAAGCTGATCGCTCAAATTGGTATCGGTGGCGGAACTGGTTTTATTATTGAATATACAGGTAAAGTTATACAAGAAATGAGCATGGAAGAGCGTATGACTATTTGCAACATGAGTATTGAATGTGGAGCAAAAGCAGGTCTTATATCACCAGATACTACCACGTATCAGTATTTATTACAAAGACCATTCGCTCCATCTGAAGACCATTGGGAGAATTTAGTAAATTATTGGAATTCATTTAAGAGTGATGAAAACTGCGAATACGATACAGAAGTTATTGTTAATATTCAAGAAATGGAACCTATGGTAACATGGGGCACAAATCCTGCCCAGGCTATAGAAATTTCCAAAGAAATACCTGAACAAACTGAAATATCGCAAAATGAAAAAATAATGTATGAAAAAGCCTTAGATTATATGAATCTTAAAGGTGGTATGAAAATGGGAGATATTCCAATTGATTGGGCATTTATAGGATCATGTACAAATGGTCGAATAGAAGATCTAAGAATATGTGCGAAAATAATTCAAAATAAAAAAGTTCATCCATCAGTTACGTTGTTTATCGTACCTGGCTCTGAAGGTGTGATGCAACAGGCAAAAAAAGAGGGTCTTGATAAAATATTCATAGATGCGGGTGCTGATTTTCGTATGCCTGGATGTTCATTATGTTTAGGAATGAACGATGATAAAGTACCAGCAGGGAAAAGATGTATAAGTTCTACAAATAGAAATTTTGTGGGACGACAGGGAACTGGAAGTTTTACACATTTAGCCTCTCCAGCAACTGTTATAGCAAGTGCGATTGAAGGAAAAATCAGTTCACCAAAAAAATATTTTTAA
- a CDS encoding homocitrate synthase/isopropylmalate synthase family protein, protein MQARQIKIFDTTLRDGQQCPGAGMSFENNIEYAKLAAKANIDIIEVGFPSASKLDYMIVHSVAKEIVENKSSPIIAALCQLRENQIVTTVRSLEPAIKYGRARLHTYVPVDSQLMSALGDYGKNFSQIIKDVYNYIKIATQADVEVEFSPEGYSRMGEQFNFVTDLIRAAIEAGATIINCPDTIGGACKLQGREYFVEKMNDHAKIIEKEFPNKKITWSAHCHNDFGLALENSINAVIYGPATQIEGCFNGIGERAGNVSLEQSIMFLKKFGACENNKMRYYTNVKIEHLQAISDFVSINMLQRQPHWPITGENAAKHSSGGHTNAIIKNPLSYQPFDPNEIGKKISFLFGPFSGGNHAKDIIEEFGYICLEEEKACIAQFIKDFHSERRKGITDSELISTYIEYRKPIKINNFNYAKYENNNSIEVEGDFFGENKKFQFTNSKDGSVYTALYNAIVKFIPDMKIGRYFSQSIEKGVNSINRSKTMIEDQDNKTYTGIGEDFDIEISALKSLIDAANHMYIQRTYVKIN, encoded by the coding sequence ATGCAAGCACGTCAGATAAAAATATTTGATACAACCTTAAGAGATGGACAACAGTGCCCAGGTGCAGGAATGTCATTTGAAAATAATATTGAATATGCAAAATTGGCTGCTAAAGCAAATATTGATATTATTGAAGTTGGTTTTCCAAGCGCAAGTAAATTAGATTATATGATCGTACATTCTGTTGCAAAAGAAATTGTAGAAAATAAATCGAGTCCTATTATTGCTGCTCTTTGTCAACTGAGAGAAAATCAAATTGTGACTACTGTCCGTTCACTTGAACCAGCAATTAAATATGGCAGAGCCCGTCTACACACATATGTGCCAGTCGATTCACAATTGATGTCTGCCTTGGGCGATTATGGAAAAAACTTTTCACAAATAATAAAAGATGTATATAATTATATTAAGATTGCCACGCAAGCTGATGTTGAAGTCGAGTTTAGTCCAGAAGGTTATTCTAGGATGGGTGAACAATTTAATTTTGTAACTGATTTAATCAGAGCTGCTATTGAAGCGGGTGCTACAATAATAAACTGTCCAGATACAATTGGGGGAGCATGTAAATTACAGGGCCGTGAATATTTTGTAGAAAAAATGAATGATCATGCAAAAATTATTGAAAAAGAATTTCCAAATAAAAAAATAACGTGGTCTGCTCACTGTCACAATGATTTTGGGTTAGCGCTCGAAAACTCAATCAACGCAGTTATCTATGGTCCTGCCACACAAATAGAGGGATGTTTTAACGGCATTGGCGAAAGAGCTGGTAATGTTTCTTTAGAGCAATCGATTATGTTTCTTAAAAAATTCGGAGCATGCGAAAATAATAAAATGCGTTATTATACAAATGTTAAGATTGAACATTTGCAGGCTATTTCGGATTTTGTCAGCATAAATATGCTACAACGTCAACCGCATTGGCCGATCACTGGAGAAAATGCGGCAAAGCACTCTTCCGGTGGACATACAAACGCTATTATAAAAAATCCTTTATCATATCAGCCATTTGACCCAAACGAAATTGGTAAGAAAATCTCATTTTTGTTTGGCCCATTTAGTGGTGGAAATCATGCCAAAGATATAATTGAAGAGTTTGGATATATTTGTCTAGAAGAGGAAAAGGCATGCATAGCACAATTTATAAAAGATTTTCATTCAGAAAGAAGAAAAGGAATTACCGATTCTGAGTTAATAAGCACCTATATTGAATATAGAAAACCAATAAAGATTAATAATTTTAATTATGCAAAATATGAAAATAATAATTCAATTGAAGTTGAAGGTGATTTTTTTGGCGAAAATAAAAAATTTCAATTCACAAACTCGAAAGATGGTTCTGTATACACAGCTCTTTACAATGCTATAGTGAAGTTTATTCCAGATATGAAAATTGGAAGATACTTTAGTCAGTCAATTGAAAAAGGTGTGAATTCAATAAATCGCTCTAAAACTATGATTGAAGATCAAGATAATAAAACTTACACTGGAATCGGAGAAGACTTTGATATCGAAATATCTGCTTTAAAATCATTGATTGATGCAGCAAATCATATGTATATTCAAAGAACCTATGTCAAAATAAATTGA
- a CDS encoding SPFH domain-containing protein, which produces MTEHMLIGFLTGLALYLLYISNKCRFQVNEGSVAILTSFGRAILINKETNHLKTFLPGLHFKWPWQKVYKISIMEQMIDLSDNESASMAMVADGTLLRLDAKLRYSPLKTNLYEYLFSMGKANEHIKSLFTCLLHNEIASFENKNSGIIKSQEGSYAALRKDRQQMNQHIQEFFTLKMGENYGIHFDGVDLTDILPPDELAHALNGVINAQSEAQRSYAQTEGECEQRLIAAKKGIAIAQAKAKAVEEEIMTLVHILEKLQKNGTLQQYIERRKVEVFSESKLSYIKR; this is translated from the coding sequence ATGACTGAGCATATGCTCATTGGTTTTTTAACTGGCTTAGCTCTTTATCTTTTATATATTTCCAATAAATGCAGATTTCAAGTCAATGAAGGCTCAGTCGCAATTCTCACAAGTTTTGGCAGAGCCATATTGATCAATAAAGAAACAAATCATTTAAAAACTTTTTTACCAGGATTGCATTTCAAATGGCCTTGGCAAAAAGTTTATAAAATATCAATTATGGAACAGATGATAGATCTTTCAGATAATGAAAGTGCTTCTATGGCCATGGTCGCAGATGGAACACTGCTACGTCTCGATGCAAAATTAAGATACAGCCCGCTTAAAACAAATCTCTATGAATATTTATTTAGCATGGGAAAAGCGAATGAGCATATCAAAAGTTTATTTACATGTTTGCTCCATAATGAAATTGCAAGTTTTGAAAATAAAAATAGCGGTATTATAAAGTCTCAAGAGGGTTCCTATGCAGCTCTCAGAAAAGATCGTCAGCAAATGAATCAACATATTCAAGAATTTTTTACTCTCAAAATGGGTGAAAATTATGGTATACATTTTGATGGTGTTGATTTAACAGACATTCTTCCGCCAGATGAACTTGCCCATGCACTCAATGGCGTTATCAATGCACAAAGCGAAGCACAGCGTTCTTATGCGCAGACTGAAGGAGAATGTGAGCAACGCTTGATTGCTGCAAAAAAAGGGATTGCTATTGCTCAGGCAAAAGCAAAAGCAGTTGAAGAAGAAATCATGACACTTGTTCACATTTTAGAAAAATTACAAAAAAATGGTACGTTACAACAGTATATTGAGCGGAGAAAAGTAGAAGTTTTTTCCGAATCTAAGCTCTCTTATATTAAGAGGTAA